One window of the Artemia franciscana unplaced genomic scaffold, ASM3288406v1 Scaffold_1472, whole genome shotgun sequence genome contains the following:
- the LOC136042556 gene encoding uncharacterized protein LOC136042556 → MGLLDQILVQLFSFTAIIVIADAWILPNEKCGKEDAIKQKKEKETKSKNRSENNEKTKIKTGTEEPEKLEKGKPDSQGQKKPFTPSKPVGVGPDNSKIEKRSYVPKDTAGKENSPATEYTKAREKLKSTANVNKFPGRNISNPPPRTPAFEKQPIPGVPSKEKEKSPLSQGPPPTAAPPFAQGPPQPPLHAQGPPKPPPLVQRPPQPPLHAQGPPKPPPLVQGPPQPPPLAQRPHQPPPNAQGAPQPPPPAQETPRPPPVEQGSPHPPRLAQGLTDSQVPAPAIRSNPPPVTTPPHIPPKVALFEPPSKGLVVTGRRSKTIIEEMEDAQKNDCTIM, encoded by the coding sequence ATGGGACTTCTAGATCAAATTTTGgttcaattattttcatttactgCTATTATTGTAATAGCGGATGCATGGATTCTTCCCAATGAAAAATGTGGGAAAGAGGATGcgataaaacaaaagaaagaaaaagaaacaaaatctaaGAATAGGAGTGAGAACaatgagaaaacaaaaattaaaactggaACTGAAGAgcctgaaaaactagaaaagggAAAACCAGATTCTCAGGGACAGAAGAAGCCGTTTACACCTTCCAAGCCTGTTGGGGTGGGACCAGATAATtcaaagatagaaaaaagaagcTACGTGCCCAAAGATACAGCAGGGAAAGAAAATTCACCAGCTACAGAATATACGAAGGCGAGAGAGAAACTTAAGTCGACAGCTAATGTAAATAAATTTCCAGGCAGAAATATATCTAATCCACCACCAAGAACACCCGCATTTGAAAAACAACCTATACCAGGTGTTCctagcaaagaaaaagaaaaatctccgCTTTCCCAAGGACCTCCTCCTACTGCTGCCCCTCCCTTTGCCCAAGGACCTCCTCAACCCCCTTTGCATGCTCAAGGACCTCCTAAACCCCCTCCACTCGTCCAAAGACCTCCTCAACCCCCTCTGCATGCTCAAGGACCTCCTAAACCCCCTCCACTTGTCCAAGGACCTCCTCAACCCCCTCCACTCGCCCAAAGACCTCATCAGCCCCCTCCAAATGCCCAAGGAGCTCCTCAGCCCCCTCCGCCTGCCCAAGAAACTCCTCGCCCACCTCCGGTTGAACAAGGATCTCCTCACCCCCCTCGACTTGCCCAAGGACTAACTGATAGTCAAGTTCCTGCTCCAGCCATTCGATCTAACCCACCACCAGTGACAACACCTCCACACATACCCCCGAAAGTAGCTCTTTTTGAACCACCATCTAAAGGATTAGTCGTAACAGGTCGACGTTCCAAGACTATAATAGAAGAAATGGAGGATGCACAGAAAAACGACTGTACAATTATGTAG